A single genomic interval of Perca fluviatilis chromosome 19, GENO_Pfluv_1.0, whole genome shotgun sequence harbors:
- the setd4 gene encoding SET domain-containing protein 4, whose protein sequence is MRDRGHRAGRAARKRRQKQESVLQSVSLCHQPQYVRLMKFLHQRGFTSTLLQPALFTDTGRGLQALKSIKPGQLVISLPESCLLTTSTVLDSYLGQYIKSWKPRLSPLVALCVFLVCERHRGEASDWFPYIDVLPTTYTCPAYFTDDVMAVLPTSVRRRALEQREAVRELHSFNRDFFRSLQPIVSRPVDELLTYEALRWAWCSVNTRSVFMSHPSNSFLFGQDVYALAPFLDLLNHRPDVQVKASFNDTTRCYEIRSVSGTLRYQQAFINYGSHDSQRLMLEYGFVAPCNPNSVVYVDTDLLADVLGGDKSLDQKIKFLRENNFLHNLTVSSEGPSWRLMTALRLLSLPQTLYHHWKAVLLGQVVCEEREERSLQTAKTLCRRLLQDTHTALDKIAHLLRHCDQSVREQLDAVKSLRQEERCILGGCLEALEGTARHPEELLSRQPDTDAVS, encoded by the exons ATGAGGGATCGCGGCCATCGGGCTGGACGAGCTgcgaggaagaggaggcagaAACAAGAGAGTGTCCTCCAGTCGG TCTCTCTGTGCCACCAGCCGCAGTATGTGAGGCTGATGAAGTTTCTCCACCAACGGGGTTTCACCTCAACGCTGCTGCAGCCAGCCCTCTTCACTG ACACAGGCAGAGGACTGCAAGCTCTCAAGAgcataaag CCTGGCCAGCTGGTCATTTCTCTGCCAGAGTCCTGTCTCCTCACAACCTCAACTGTTCTGGACAGCTACCTGGGACAGTATATcaagag CTGGAAGCCCCGCCTCTCTCCCCTGGTGGCGCTCTGTGTCTTCCTGGTGTGTGAGCGGCACCGAGGAGAGGCCTCTGATTGGTTCCCCTACATCGACGTGCTGCCCACCACTTACACCTGCCCCGCCTATTTCACCGATGATGTCATGGCCGTTCTGCCGACCAGTGTGCGGAGGCGGGCTTTAGAGCAGAGGGAGGCGGTGCGAGAACTCCACTCCTTTAATCGAGACTTTTTCAG ATCCCTGCAGCCAATCGTGAGTCGGCCCGTGGATGAGCTGTTGACATATGAAGCATTGAG GTGGGCGTGGTGTAGTGTCAACACACGCTCTGTCTTCATGTCCCACCCATCCAACAGCTTTCTGTTTGGACAGGATGTTTATGCTTTGGCTCCCTTTCTGGACCTGCTCAACCACCGCCCTGACGTGCAG gTAAAAGCAAGTTTCAATGACACGACGAGATGTTATGAAATCAGGAGCGTTTCCGGGACACTCCGCTACCAGCAGGCCTTCATTAACTACGGTTCTCATGACAGCCAGCGCCTGATGCTAGAGTACGGATTTGTCGCCCCCTGCAACCCCAACAGCGTGGTCTATGTGGATACAG ATCTCCTCGCAGACGTTTTAGGAGGCGATAAGAGTTTGGATCAGAAGATCAAGTTTCTCAGAGAGAACAATTTCCTTCA TAATCTCACTGTGTCCAGTGAAGGTCCCAGTTGGAGGCTGATGACGGCTCTCAGACTGTTGTCCCTGCCACAAACACTGTA TCACCACTGGAAGGCAGTGTTGCTCGGCCAGGTGGtgtgtgaagagagagaggagaggagcttGCAGACAGCTAAGACTCTCTGTCGACGACTACTACAAGACACTCACACAGCCCTGGATAag atCGCCCACCTCCTCCGGCATTGTGACCAGTCAGTCAGGGAGCAGCTAGATGCGGTCAAGTCACTGCGACAGGAGGAGAGGTGCATCCTGGGAGGCTGTCTTGAGGCACTGGAAGGCACGGCGAGACACCCAGAGGAACTCTTGTCACGCCAACCTGATACTGACGCTGTGAGCTGA
- the LOC120548005 gene encoding carbonyl reductase [NADPH] 1-like isoform X1 encodes MSTKVAIVTGSNKGIGLAIVRALCKEFQGDVYLTARDVGRGQEAVKSLASDGLKAMFQQLDINDINSITAAAAYFKEKYGGVDVLVNNAGIAFKEADTTPFAVQAEVTFKTNFFATRDMLTHFMPLIKAGGRVVNISSFVSSLTLNKCSAALQQRFRSEDITEEELVGLMQQFVDAAKKGELQKGGWPETAYGTSKTGLTTLSMILARRLSKERPNDGILLNACCPGWVRTDMAGDKAHKSPEEAAITPVYLALLPPGATDPHGKFVSDKEVQPW; translated from the exons ATGTCTACCAAGGTGGCCATTGTAACGGGCAGCAACAAGGGCATCGGGCTGGCCATCGTCCGAGCACTCTGCAAAGAGTTCCAAGGAGACGTTTACCTGACCGCCAGAGATGT CGGCCGTGGTCAGGAAGCCGTGAAGTCTCTGGCCTCAGACGGACTGAAGGCCATGTTTCAGCAGCTGGACATCAACGACATAAACAGCATCACCGCCGCCGCTGCTTACTTTAAAGAGAAGTATGGAGGAGTGGACGTCCTCGTCAATAATGCCGGGATAGCATTCAAAG AGGCAGACACGACTCCATTTGCAGTCCAGGCAGAGGTGACCTTCAAGACCAACTTCTTCGCCACCAGGGACATGTTGACTCACTTCATGCCGCTCATTAAAGCTGGAG gcCGTGTGGTGAACATCTCCAGCTTCGTCAGCTCCCTCACTTTGAACAAGTGCAGCGCGGCTCTCCAGCAGCGTTTCCGCAGCGAGGACATCACAGAGGAGGAGCTGGTGGGGCTGATGCAGCAGTTTGTTGACGCGGCCAAGAAGGGCGAGCTGCAGAAGGGTGGCTGGCCTGAAACGGCGTATGGAACGTCCAAGACTGGACTTACG acCCTGTCCATGATCCTGGCTCGTCGTCTGTCCAAGGAGAGACCGAACGACGGG ATCTTGCTGAATGCCTGCTGTCCAGGCTGGGTGCGCACTGACATGGCCGGTGATAAAGCCCACAAGTCACCAGAGGAGGCCGCTATCACTCCGGTCTACCTGGCCCTGCTGCCGCCCGGAGCCACAGACCCTCACGGAAAGTTTGTGTCTGATAAAGAAGTTCAGCCGtggtga
- the LOC120548005 gene encoding carbonyl reductase [NADPH] 1-like isoform X2, which produces MSTKVAIVTGSNKGIGLAIVRALCKEFQGDVYLTARDVGRGQEAVKSLASDGLKAMFQQLDINDINSITAAAAYFKEKYGGVDVLVNNAGIAFKEADTTPFAVQAEVTFKTNFFATRDMLTHFMPLIKAGGRVVNISSFVSSLTLNKCSAALQQRFRSEDITEEELVGLMQQFVDAAKKGELQKGGWPETAYGTSKTGLTTLSMILARRLSKERPNDGILLNACCPGWVRTDMAGDKAHKSPEEAAITPVYLALLPPGATDPHGKFVSDKEVQPW; this is translated from the exons ATGTCTACCAAGGTGGCCATTGTAACGGGCAGCAACAAGGGCATCGGGCTGGCCATCGTCCGAGCACTCTGCAAAGAGTTCCAAGGAGACGTTTACCTGACCGCCAGAGATGT CGGCCGTGGTCAGGAAGCCGTGAAGTCTCTGGCCTCAGACGGACTGAAGGCCATGTTTCAGCAGCTGGACATCAACGACATAAACAGCATCACCGCCGCCGCTGCTTACTTTAAAGAGAAGTATGGAGGAGTGGACGTCCTCGTCAATAATGCCGGGATAGCATTCAAAG AGGCAGACACGACTCCATTTGCAGTCCAGGCAGAGGTGACCTTCAAGACCAACTTCTTCGCCACCAGGGACATGTTGACTCACTTCATGCCGCTCATTAAAGCTGGAG gcCGTGTGGTGAACATCTCCAGCTTCGTCAGCTCCCTCACTTTGAACAAGTGCAGCGCGGCTCTCCAGCAGCGTTTCCGCAGCGAGGACATCACAGAGGAGGAGCTGGTGGGGCTGATGCAGCAGTTTGTTGACGCGGCCAAGAAGGGCGAGCTGCAGAAGGGTGGCTGGCCTGAAACGGCGTATGGAACGTCCAAGACTGGACTTACG acCCTGTCCATGATCCTGGCTCGTCGTCTGTCCAAGGAGAGACCGAACGACGGG ATCTTGCTGAATGCCTGCTGTCCAGGCTGGGTGCGCACTGACATGGCCGGTGATAAAGCCCACAAGTCACCAGAGGAGGCCGCTATCACTCCGGTCTACCTGGCCCTGCTGCCGCCCGGAGCCACAGACCCTCACGGAAAGTTTGTGTCTGATAAAGAAGTTCAGCCGtg